GTGATGAACTGCTGTATCTATTTCCTAATATTTCTATAGCTTTACAAGCCATGAAATCGGTGTTAAATACTGATGGTATCATTCGTAGTAATTTACATAGTGCAATCCAACGATTTAATATTTATCGCGCTCAAAAAGTATTTAGTATGATGGGTTTGATGGATGAAAATCCAGGAGAATTAGAAATAGAAATTGCCATTGATACAATGAAAGCTTTGAAAGATAATGTCACTCTCAAAACTCAAACTTGGAGTTCTGAGTATGAAGGAGAAGATAAACAAGAGCGAATTTTAATGAACTATTTGTTTCAAGGAGACAAAGGTTACACTATCAGCGATATGTTTACAGCTTTGAGAGCAGCAGATTTAGAATTTATCAGTATGATACATTGGCGAGAATGGGATTTAATGCGTTTATTTAAAGAACCTGATAATCTACCTACTTTTCTGGCTATGAGTTTACCAGAAATTTCTCTAGAAGAAAGATTACAGTTAGTTGACCTATTACATCCTATTCACCGCTTACTAGATTTCTGGTGTGGTCATCCTCAACAGGAGCAAACATTTGTACCAATTGCCGAATGGAATGATTTAGACTGGGAACAAGCTATAGTACATCTGCATCCACAATTAAACAATTCTAACTTTCAAGCAGACCTCATTGATTGTGTGACACAGTGTAAACCATTTCATCTTGGTAAGCACTTATTAACAGCGCCAGAATTTCAAACTTTATGTGTAGATAGTGCAGTGGCTGTTTGCTTGCTGCCTTTGTTAGATGCGCCCCAAGCAATGATGTATATTGTAGAACGGTTCCGACAAGCTCGACCTGTAGACCCTGTTACCCTTCAGCCTACAGCACTGCGACAGGCTTTTGAAACGGTGAAAGACCTGCTGTTAACTGTGGAAGATTGCGGTTATGTAATGGTAGAGAATTAATTTGACACTATATATAATAACCATACTAAAATATCTCCTGAAAAGAATGTAGAGACATTCCACGGAACGTTTCTACAAAGGTTCTAGAGCGTCGATTCCTTAGAGACGTTAGATGTAATGTCTCTACTTTACAGTTTTCAATATTGATTTAACGGAGATGACTTTTTTATCAAAGTCTCGAAAATATCAATGATTAACCGTAGATAAACGCTGATAAACGCCGATTTGGCGATTTATATAAAAAACTTGAAGAGATGAAATCCTTGATAAATAAGCTTTTTAGGGCATTTTCTCCTATCTAGCAAAAAAAAATTCGGTGGGGTGATATGAAACTGATCAGAAGTGGGTAAGTTTTTCTCATAAGGAAACAAACAACACCCCAACTCAAGAGAAACTACTATGAAAAGTGAACTGAAAGCAAAATTCTTACAACACCTCCTGGGCAAAAAGAAAGATAATCAAGGTTTCACCCTGATTGAATTGTTAGTTGTTATCATCATCATTGGTATTCTATCTGCTATTGCGTTGCCTTCTTTCTTAAACCAAGCTAAGAAAGCTAAACAATCTGAAGCTAAGACTTATGTTGGTTCTCTGAATAGAGGTGATCAAGCTTACTACGCTGAAAACGATACTTTTGCGGGTGCAGATACCAATGTGAATACTAGCGTAACAGCAGCAATGAACGCCCTTGGTATTGGTATTGCTACTCAAACCCAAAACTATAATTACGGTACTTCCGCCTATCTTAACGGTGGTGGTTCAAATGTTTACTCTACATCCTATTCAAGTTTAAACAGTGCTTCCTCTGGCTTAAAGAACTATAACGGTAAGGTTTACTTACAACAGGTGGGCGCTAACTCTGAACTTACCAGTCTTGCCTTTATGTGTGAAGCTCAAAAAGTTAATGTTTCCTTGGCTAATATGGGTACAGGTACTACTTGTCCAACAGATTGGAAGCTGATCAAGTAATATGCAATGGTTGTATCTTACTTGCAGTAAGTAATGAGTAAATTTAATTTACATTTAGACTCCCTACTATTTATTTGTGTGGGAGTTTTACTTTTTAATCTAGCTACCAAAAAATATTTTCTTAGAGGTGATATGAAACTGATCAGAAGTGGGTAAGTTCTTCTCATAAGGAAACAAACAACACCCCAACTCAAGAGAAACTACTATGAAAAGTGAACTGAAAGCAAAATTCTTACAACACCTCCTGGGCAAAAAGAAAGATAATCAAGGTTTCACCCTGATTGAATTGTTAGTTGTTATCATCATCATTGGTATTCTATCTGCTATTGCGTTGCCTTCTTTCTTAAACCAAGCTAAGAAAGCTAAACAATCTGAAGCTAAGACTTATGTTGGTTCTCTGAATAGAGGTGATCAAGCTTACTACGCTGAAAACGATACTTTTGCGGGTGCAGATACCAATGTGAATACTAGCGTAACAGCAGCAATGAACGCCCTTGGTATTGGTATTGCTACTCAAACCCAAAACTATAATTACGGTACTTCCGCCTATCTTAACGGTGGTGGTTCAAATGTTTACTCTACATCCTATTCAAGTTTAAACAGTGCTTCCTCTGGCTTAAAGAACTATAACGGTAAGGTTTACTTACAACAGGTGGGTGCTAACTCTGAACTTACCAGTCTTGCCTTTATGTGTGAAGCTCAAAAAGTTAATGTTTCCTTGGTTGATATGGGTACAGGAACTACTTGTCCAACAGATTGGAAGCTGATCAAGTAGTATGCAATATTTGGATATTACTTGCTATGCGTAGTAAGGATTACATTTAAACTCCCAAACAAGTAAATTGTAGGGAGTTTTATTTCTTTTAGTGATGACTGAACTATAAATTTTTAACAGTACATAATTAATATGGAAAAATTAACTGATTGGCAACAAAAAGCTGAA
This genomic interval from Anabaena sphaerica FACHB-251 contains the following:
- a CDS encoding class I SAM-dependent methyltransferase translates to MNNSNSDLWDKIRQQFDSAPYPRMPLDKSPKDNPNLLYIHNLSTAYYLRNKKFVDTKDKIILDAGCGTGYKSLFLAEANPGAKIVGVDISSESIQLAKQRLEYHGFNNAEFHVLSIYDLPELNYKFDYINCDELLYLFPNISIALQAMKSVLNTDGIIRSNLHSAIQRFNIYRAQKVFSMMGLMDENPGELEIEIAIDTMKALKDNVTLKTQTWSSEYEGEDKQERILMNYLFQGDKGYTISDMFTALRAADLEFISMIHWREWDLMRLFKEPDNLPTFLAMSLPEISLEERLQLVDLLHPIHRLLDFWCGHPQQEQTFVPIAEWNDLDWEQAIVHLHPQLNNSNFQADLIDCVTQCKPFHLGKHLLTAPEFQTLCVDSAVAVCLLPLLDAPQAMMYIVERFRQARPVDPVTLQPTALRQAFETVKDLLLTVEDCGYVMVEN
- a CDS encoding type IV pilin-like G/H family protein produces the protein MKSELKAKFLQHLLGKKKDNQGFTLIELLVVIIIIGILSAIALPSFLNQAKKAKQSEAKTYVGSLNRGDQAYYAENDTFAGADTNVNTSVTAAMNALGIGIATQTQNYNYGTSAYLNGGGSNVYSTSYSSLNSASSGLKNYNGKVYLQQVGANSELTSLAFMCEAQKVNVSLANMGTGTTCPTDWKLIK
- a CDS encoding type IV pilin-like G/H family protein produces the protein MKSELKAKFLQHLLGKKKDNQGFTLIELLVVIIIIGILSAIALPSFLNQAKKAKQSEAKTYVGSLNRGDQAYYAENDTFAGADTNVNTSVTAAMNALGIGIATQTQNYNYGTSAYLNGGGSNVYSTSYSSLNSASSGLKNYNGKVYLQQVGANSELTSLAFMCEAQKVNVSLVDMGTGTTCPTDWKLIK